The genomic interval GATGTATGCCGGGCGTATCGTCGAGCAGGCCGAAATTAAAAACCTATTTAAACTTCCCTTGCATCCTTACACCCAAGGACTGATCGCCTCAATCCCCATCCTGGGCACTGTGAAGGATGTGCTGGAAGTGATTCCGGGGACGGTACCCAATCTGGTGAACCTACCGCCGGGTTGTAAATTTGCTTCCCGCTGCCGGGCGATGATGGAGCACAACCTGTCCATTTGCAACCAGGTGGAGCCACAGCTTGTCGCCATTGGGCCCGATCACCTTTCGCGCTGCTGGCTGTACCAGGATTATGAAGGCCATCAGGCTCCTTTAAAGTTCAATTGACCAACCCTCCAGGAGATGTTTTGTGACAAATCTGGCTGCACCCCCTGCTAATATATCTGACTTGATCGAAGTCAAGGACCTGGTTAAATACTTCCCAGTGCGTGGGGGAATCATGCAGCATGTGGTGGCCTGGGTACAGGCTGTGGATAAGATCAGTTTTAACATCCGCCAGGGTGAGACCCTTGGCCTGGTGGGTGAATCGGGTTGTGGCAAGACCACCGTCGGGCGCACCATGCTGCGCCTGATCGAGCCTACCAGCGGTTCAGTGCTCTTTGAGGGCGTGGATGTATCTAAGCTCAAAGGCGCTGATTTAAAAATGATGCGCCGCAATATGCAGATCATCTTCCAGGACCCATATGCCTCCCTGGACCCGCGCATGCCGATCGGTGAATCGATCGCCGAGGGGTTGAAAATCCATAATATCGGCACCTCCCGCCAGCGACTTGAGATGGTGGTTGAGATGCTGAACAAGGTTGGCATGGAAGATTACCACGCCCGGCGCTTCCCGCACGAATTTTCAGGTGGCCAGCGCCAGCGCATCGGGATTGCACGCGCTCTAGCATTGCGCCCCAAGTTCATCGTGGCCGATGAACCAGTCTCTGCCCTGGATGTTTCCATCCAATCCCAGGTGCTCAACCTGCTTAAGGATCTGCAGCGTGAATTCAACCTTACCTATCTGTTCATTGCCCATAATCTAAGTGTGGTTGAGCACATCTCCGACCGGGTGGCAGTGATGTACCTGGGCAAGATGGTCGAGCTGACCACACGTGAAGACCTGTTCCGGCAGCCGCTTCATCCCTATACCCAGGCATTGATGTCTGCCATTCCCATTCCGGACCCTGAGTTGAAACGTGAACGCATCATCCTGCAGGGTGATGTCCCCAGCCCCTTGAATCCCCCCAGTGGTTGCCGCTTCCACCCCCGCTGCCCGGTCGTGATGGATCAGTGCAGCCGCGAGGAACCACCCTTTCATGAAGCCAGCTTTGACCACATGGCAGCCTGCTGGAAGCTGGAGTAATTCCACAAGTTTAGCTAAAAAAAGCCGCCATCAGGCATACACTGTTGCTACTGCCTGCTGTGGAGTAATCATATTGTTGGGTGGTTTTGGTTTTAAACGCCCACTGGCTGATATGATTTTAAAACCGTGATAGAATGATTCCATCATGGGTCCTTACCGGCTTTTAGTAGTCGAAGATAATCATGAGGTCAGGCGCATGGTCACTGCCAGCCTCAAAACACTTGGCGAGGAGGTCGAGGTCCTGGAGGTGCCTTCTGCTGAGGAGGGGTTGGTCGTATGTAGCTCACAACCCATCGACCTGGTGGTGATCGACTTCCGCTTGCCTGGCATGTCGGGCTTTGATTTGGTCACCCGGCTGCGCAAGCGCAAGCCTGAAACGAAAATAATCCTGGTCACCGGGGTTGAAGATGATGTTATCCGCAAGCAGGTGGCTGAAGCCGAGGTTGCTGCCTATTTCTTCAAGCCAATTGATATCAACACATTTCTGGAGGCGGTAAAACAGGCCCTATCTGCCGGTGATGCAGCATTCAGCTCCGCTGAAACAGCTCCTCATCCGACCCCAATTGCCATTGCTCCTCCGTTAAAAGATGAACCATCCGGGTCTGCCACCTCCAGCCAGCCTGCAAAGGAAGAACCAGTCTCCACCCTCCATGAGCGC from Anaerolineales bacterium carries:
- a CDS encoding peptide ABC transporter substrate-binding protein, with translation MAAPPANISDLIEVKDLVKYFPVRGGIMQHVVAWVQAVDKISFNIRQGETLGLVGESGCGKTTVGRTMLRLIEPTSGSVLFEGVDVSKLKGADLKMMRRNMQIIFQDPYASLDPRMPIGESIAEGLKIHNIGTSRQRLEMVVEMLNKVGMEDYHARRFPHEFSGGQRQRIGIARALALRPKFIVADEPVSALDVSIQSQVLNLLKDLQREFNLTYLFIAHNLSVVEHISDRVAVMYLGKMVELTTREDLFRQPLHPYTQALMSAIPIPDPELKRERIILQGDVPSPLNPPSGCRFHPRCPVVMDQCSREEPPFHEASFDHMAACWKLE